The following are encoded in a window of Castanea sativa cultivar Marrone di Chiusa Pesio chromosome 5, ASM4071231v1 genomic DNA:
- the LOC142636084 gene encoding G-type lectin S-receptor-like serine/threonine-protein kinase At1g11410 isoform X1: MIMYFAMVFLLQQTLLLFLLLQFGTSHITISKPIRDGDVLVSRGETFALGFFSPGKSTYRYVGIWYKTEPQGRTVVWVANRDSPINDTSGVLSIDSHGNLVLNVNYRKQPVWSTNIASISSNKSTNAQLLDTGNLILIHNETTSEVLWQSFDYPTDTTLPNMKLGLDRVTGLSRIVTSWKSKDDPGSGNCSFMLDTDISSPELFLYRGNIRWWRSGHWIGHGWGGLPPLIPNSFLNLSFVNNKSEVTTTWGVMESTFLARVVVQESGSVQKFICRKADCIWFSIGSVPLDQCDYYNKCGTFGKCHIGSNGSDFKCMCLPGFMRNETGWCVRKRGEASLCRSGEGFVKVESVKVPDSSMAQVYPKLGFEACEPLCLQNCSCTAYASVDVEEEMGCMIWFGDLMDTRVLDGGQSLYVRVDALELGNHTDGEDFLFSDNHAKGFFANKRRLAILVVALLVTSLLIFLFVLWLIKRKRTGRERQLIVYNDVTESSTSFQDSHKLDESRRTPNLLFFDISIILAATDNFSPDKRLGQGGFGPVYKGQLANGQEIAIKTLSRSSRQGIEEFKNEVMLIAKLQHRNLVRLLGCCIHKEEKMLIYEYMPNKSLDFFIFDAIRRQLLDWSKRFEIISGIARGVLYLHQDSRLKIIHRDLKASNVLLDAGMNPKISDFGLARMFGDDQIEANTNRVVGTYGYMSPEYAMEGLYSTKSDVFSYGVLILEIISGKRNNHYHVESPCLNLIGHVWDLWEEGKPLDIVDSSLGQAYFPHQVSRCIHIGLLCVQEQAPDRPSMAEIVFMLGNETSLPPPNKPAFINRKNIKCGLHSTSSVGATASLNDLTFSVFEAR, from the exons ATGATCATGTATTTTGCAATGGTATTTCTCCTTCAGCAAACATtgcttcttttccttcttctccAATTTGGCACTTCGCATATAACTATTAGCAAACCCATTAGAGATGGTGACGTTTTAGTCTCTAGAGGAGAAACCTTTGCGCTTGGTTTCTTTAGTCCCGGCAAGTCCACCTACCGCTATGTGGGAATTTGGTACAAAACTGAACCTCAAGGACGAACCGTGGTGTGGGTTGCAAACAGAGATAGTCCTATCAATGATACTTCTGGTGTTCTCTCAATTGATTCTCATGGAAACCTAGTACTCAATGTCAATTATCGGAAACAACCCGTCTGGTCCACAAATATTGCCTCAATATCGAGCAACAAAAGTACTAACGCTCAGCTCTTGGATACCGGAAATCTAATCTTAATCCATAACGAAACAACTAGTGAGGTACTATGGCAAAGCTTTGATTATCCGACAGATACAACTCTTCCAAACATGAAACTGGGATTGGACCGAGTAACTGGTCTAAGCCGAATTGTAACATCTTGGAAGTCCAAAGATGATCCGGGATCTGGAAATTGTTCCTTTATGCTTGACACAGATATCTCCTCGCCAGAGTTGTTTTTGTACAGAGGCAACATTCGGTGGTGGCGTTCTGGTCATTGGATTGGCCATGGATGGGGTGGGCTACCCCCTTTGATCCCTAATTCGTTCTTGAATTTAAGTTTTGTCAACAATAAAAGTGAGGTTACCACGACTTGGGGTGTCATGGAATCAACTTTCTTAGCAAGAGTAGTGGTACAAGAATCTGGATCAGTTCAAAAGTTTATATGCAGGAAGGCAGATTGTATTTGGTTTTCTATAGGGTCAGTACCCTTGGACCAGTGTGACTATTACAACAAGTGTGGTACATTTGGTAAATGTCACATTGGAAGTAATGGTTCTGATTTCAAGTGCATGTGTTTGCCAGGATTCATGAGAAATGAGACAGGTTGGTGTGTAAGGAAGCGTGGGGAGGCATCATTATGTAGGAGTGGCGAAGGGTTTGTGAAGGTGGAAAGTGTGAAGGTTCCAGATTCTTCAATGGCACAAGTTTATCCAAAACTGGGTTTCGAGGCGTGTGAGCCACTGTGCTTGCAGAATTGTTCTTGCACGGCGTATGCAAGTGTTGATGTGGAAGAGGAAATGGGGTGCATGATATGGTTTGGTGATTTGATGGATACAAGAGTTTTGGATGGGGGCCAAAGCCTGTATGTTCGTGTGGATGCACTTGAGTTAG GTAATCATACGGATGGAGAAGATTTCTTGTTTTCAGATAATCATGCAAAGGGGTTCTTTGCCAACAAGAGGAGGCTAGCAATATTGGTAGTGGCCTTACTAGTTACCTCAttactcatttttctctttgtgCTTTGGTTAATAAAGAGGAAAAGAACAG GGAGGGAAAGACAACTCATAGTATACAACGATGTTACTGAAAGTTCTACAAGCTTTCAAGATTCTCATAAACTTGATGAAAGTAGAAGAACCCCAAATTTACTATTTTTCGACATAAGCATCATACTTGCCGCCACAGACAATTTCTCACCTGATAAAAGGCTTGGACAAGGTGGCTTTGGCCCAGTCTATAAG GGTCAACTAGCTAATGGGCAGGAAATTGCAATAAAAACACTCTCAAGAAGTTCAAGGCAAGGTATAGAAGAATTTAAGAACGAAGTTATGCTTATAGCAAAACTCCAGCATAGGAATCTTGTGAGGCTTTTAGGTTGTTGCATtcataaagaagaaaagatgttAATCTATGAATACATGCCAAATAAAAGTCTAGACTTTTTCATCTTTG ATGCAATAAGAAGGCAATTGTTGGATTGGAGCAAACGATTTGAAATTATTTCTGGTATTGCTCGAGGagttttatatctccatcaagattCAAGACTAAAAATCATCCATAGAGATCTAAAAGCAAGCAATGTTCTACTAGATGCTGGAATGAatccaaaaatttcagattttggtTTGGCTAGAATGTTTGGAGATGACCAAATTGAAGCAAATACAAATAGAGTTGTCGGCACCTA TGGATATATGTCACCGGAGTATGCAATGGAAGGATTATATTCTACCAAATCAGATGTCTTTAGCTACGGTGTCTTGATACTAGAGATAATTAGTGGCAAGAGAAACAACCACTATCATGTTGAAAGTCCTTGCCTAAATTTGATTGGACAT GTCTGGGACTTATGGGAGGAAGGAAAACCCTTGGATATAGTTGATTCATCGTTGGGTCAAGCATATTTTCCTCATCAAGTTTCTAGATGTATTCATATTGGGCTCTTATGTGTGCAAGAACAAGCACCAGATCGACCAAGCATGGCAGAAATTGTATTCATGTTGGGAAATGAAACAAGTCTTCCCCCTCCCAACAAGCCAGCATTTatcaatagaaaaaatataaaatgtggTCTACATTCAACAAGTTCTGTAGGAGCAACTGCTTCACTTAATGACTTAACATTTTCTGTGTTTGAAGCTCGTTAA
- the LOC142636084 gene encoding G-type lectin S-receptor-like serine/threonine-protein kinase At1g11410 isoform X2: MIMYFAMVFLLQQTLLLFLLLQFGTSHITISKPIRDGDVLVSRGETFALGFFSPGKSTYRYVGIWYKTEPQGRTVVWVANRDSPINDTSGVLSIDSHGNLVLNVNYRKQPVWSTNIASISSNKSTNAQLLDTGNLILIHNETTSEVLWQSFDYPTDTTLPNMKLGLDRVTGLSRIVTSWKSKDDPGSGNCSFMLDTDISSPELFLYRGNIRWWRSGHWIGHGWGGLPPLIPNSFLNLSFVNNKSEVTTTWGVMESTFLARVVVQESGSVQKFICRKADCIWFSIGSVPLDQCDYYNKCGTFGKCHIGSNGSDFKCMCLPGFMRNETGWCVRKRGEASLCRSGEGFVKVESVKVPDSSMAQVYPKLGFEACEPLCLQNCSCTAYASVDVEEEMGCMIWFGDLMDTRVLDGGQSLYVRVDALELDFLFSDNHAKGFFANKRRLAILVVALLVTSLLIFLFVLWLIKRKRTGRERQLIVYNDVTESSTSFQDSHKLDESRRTPNLLFFDISIILAATDNFSPDKRLGQGGFGPVYKGQLANGQEIAIKTLSRSSRQGIEEFKNEVMLIAKLQHRNLVRLLGCCIHKEEKMLIYEYMPNKSLDFFIFDAIRRQLLDWSKRFEIISGIARGVLYLHQDSRLKIIHRDLKASNVLLDAGMNPKISDFGLARMFGDDQIEANTNRVVGTYGYMSPEYAMEGLYSTKSDVFSYGVLILEIISGKRNNHYHVESPCLNLIGHVWDLWEEGKPLDIVDSSLGQAYFPHQVSRCIHIGLLCVQEQAPDRPSMAEIVFMLGNETSLPPPNKPAFINRKNIKCGLHSTSSVGATASLNDLTFSVFEAR, from the exons ATGATCATGTATTTTGCAATGGTATTTCTCCTTCAGCAAACATtgcttcttttccttcttctccAATTTGGCACTTCGCATATAACTATTAGCAAACCCATTAGAGATGGTGACGTTTTAGTCTCTAGAGGAGAAACCTTTGCGCTTGGTTTCTTTAGTCCCGGCAAGTCCACCTACCGCTATGTGGGAATTTGGTACAAAACTGAACCTCAAGGACGAACCGTGGTGTGGGTTGCAAACAGAGATAGTCCTATCAATGATACTTCTGGTGTTCTCTCAATTGATTCTCATGGAAACCTAGTACTCAATGTCAATTATCGGAAACAACCCGTCTGGTCCACAAATATTGCCTCAATATCGAGCAACAAAAGTACTAACGCTCAGCTCTTGGATACCGGAAATCTAATCTTAATCCATAACGAAACAACTAGTGAGGTACTATGGCAAAGCTTTGATTATCCGACAGATACAACTCTTCCAAACATGAAACTGGGATTGGACCGAGTAACTGGTCTAAGCCGAATTGTAACATCTTGGAAGTCCAAAGATGATCCGGGATCTGGAAATTGTTCCTTTATGCTTGACACAGATATCTCCTCGCCAGAGTTGTTTTTGTACAGAGGCAACATTCGGTGGTGGCGTTCTGGTCATTGGATTGGCCATGGATGGGGTGGGCTACCCCCTTTGATCCCTAATTCGTTCTTGAATTTAAGTTTTGTCAACAATAAAAGTGAGGTTACCACGACTTGGGGTGTCATGGAATCAACTTTCTTAGCAAGAGTAGTGGTACAAGAATCTGGATCAGTTCAAAAGTTTATATGCAGGAAGGCAGATTGTATTTGGTTTTCTATAGGGTCAGTACCCTTGGACCAGTGTGACTATTACAACAAGTGTGGTACATTTGGTAAATGTCACATTGGAAGTAATGGTTCTGATTTCAAGTGCATGTGTTTGCCAGGATTCATGAGAAATGAGACAGGTTGGTGTGTAAGGAAGCGTGGGGAGGCATCATTATGTAGGAGTGGCGAAGGGTTTGTGAAGGTGGAAAGTGTGAAGGTTCCAGATTCTTCAATGGCACAAGTTTATCCAAAACTGGGTTTCGAGGCGTGTGAGCCACTGTGCTTGCAGAATTGTTCTTGCACGGCGTATGCAAGTGTTGATGTGGAAGAGGAAATGGGGTGCATGATATGGTTTGGTGATTTGATGGATACAAGAGTTTTGGATGGGGGCCAAAGCCTGTATGTTCGTGTGGATGCACTTGAGTTAG ATTTCTTGTTTTCAGATAATCATGCAAAGGGGTTCTTTGCCAACAAGAGGAGGCTAGCAATATTGGTAGTGGCCTTACTAGTTACCTCAttactcatttttctctttgtgCTTTGGTTAATAAAGAGGAAAAGAACAG GGAGGGAAAGACAACTCATAGTATACAACGATGTTACTGAAAGTTCTACAAGCTTTCAAGATTCTCATAAACTTGATGAAAGTAGAAGAACCCCAAATTTACTATTTTTCGACATAAGCATCATACTTGCCGCCACAGACAATTTCTCACCTGATAAAAGGCTTGGACAAGGTGGCTTTGGCCCAGTCTATAAG GGTCAACTAGCTAATGGGCAGGAAATTGCAATAAAAACACTCTCAAGAAGTTCAAGGCAAGGTATAGAAGAATTTAAGAACGAAGTTATGCTTATAGCAAAACTCCAGCATAGGAATCTTGTGAGGCTTTTAGGTTGTTGCATtcataaagaagaaaagatgttAATCTATGAATACATGCCAAATAAAAGTCTAGACTTTTTCATCTTTG ATGCAATAAGAAGGCAATTGTTGGATTGGAGCAAACGATTTGAAATTATTTCTGGTATTGCTCGAGGagttttatatctccatcaagattCAAGACTAAAAATCATCCATAGAGATCTAAAAGCAAGCAATGTTCTACTAGATGCTGGAATGAatccaaaaatttcagattttggtTTGGCTAGAATGTTTGGAGATGACCAAATTGAAGCAAATACAAATAGAGTTGTCGGCACCTA TGGATATATGTCACCGGAGTATGCAATGGAAGGATTATATTCTACCAAATCAGATGTCTTTAGCTACGGTGTCTTGATACTAGAGATAATTAGTGGCAAGAGAAACAACCACTATCATGTTGAAAGTCCTTGCCTAAATTTGATTGGACAT GTCTGGGACTTATGGGAGGAAGGAAAACCCTTGGATATAGTTGATTCATCGTTGGGTCAAGCATATTTTCCTCATCAAGTTTCTAGATGTATTCATATTGGGCTCTTATGTGTGCAAGAACAAGCACCAGATCGACCAAGCATGGCAGAAATTGTATTCATGTTGGGAAATGAAACAAGTCTTCCCCCTCCCAACAAGCCAGCATTTatcaatagaaaaaatataaaatgtggTCTACATTCAACAAGTTCTGTAGGAGCAACTGCTTCACTTAATGACTTAACATTTTCTGTGTTTGAAGCTCGTTAA